The following are encoded in a window of Solidesulfovibrio magneticus RS-1 genomic DNA:
- a CDS encoding enoyl-ACP reductase FabI, with product MLMRDKKVVIFGVVNERSIAYGIAKVLREQGARLALGYAAEPIRKRIEPIAAELGAECIFQCNVSSDEEIAEATRFVGEKLGGVDCLVHSIAYANREDLAGRFIDTSREGFRVALDVSAFSLVALCRAFEPLFTPGSSVMTLSYYGSGRVVANYNAMGVAKSALEASVRYLAVDLGKRGVRINAISAGPVKTMAASAIHGFRTILETIENRSPLGRNITLEDIGRCALYLASDLSSGTTGEVIFVDSGYNIMGV from the coding sequence ATGCTGATGCGGGATAAAAAAGTCGTGATTTTCGGCGTGGTCAACGAACGCAGCATCGCCTACGGCATCGCCAAGGTCCTGCGCGAGCAGGGGGCCAGGCTGGCCCTTGGCTACGCCGCCGAACCCATCCGCAAGCGCATCGAACCCATCGCCGCCGAACTCGGGGCCGAGTGCATCTTCCAGTGCAACGTCTCCAGCGACGAGGAAATCGCCGAAGCGACCCGGTTCGTCGGCGAAAAGCTCGGCGGCGTGGACTGCCTGGTCCATTCCATCGCCTACGCCAACCGCGAGGACCTGGCCGGCCGGTTCATCGACACCAGCCGCGAGGGCTTCCGCGTGGCTCTTGACGTTTCCGCCTTTTCCCTGGTCGCCTTGTGCCGGGCCTTTGAGCCGCTTTTCACCCCCGGCTCCTCGGTCATGACGCTGAGCTACTACGGCTCGGGCCGGGTCGTGGCCAACTACAACGCCATGGGCGTGGCCAAGTCGGCCCTGGAAGCCAGCGTGCGCTATCTGGCCGTGGACCTCGGCAAGCGCGGCGTGCGCATCAACGCCATCAGCGCCGGCCCGGTCAAGACCATGGCCGCTTCTGCCATTCATGGTTTCCGCACCATCCTGGAGACCATTGAGAACCGTTCCCCGCTGGGGCGCAACATCACCCTGGAGGATATCGGCCGCTGCGCCCTGTACTTGGCCTCGGACCTGTCGTCGGGCACCACGGGCGAGGTGATTTTCGTCGATTCCGGCTATAACATCATGGGCGTGTAG
- a CDS encoding TetR/AcrR family transcriptional regulator, giving the protein MSGVKIIPIGKPRTVRQRILEALGDLLAKQGFDGLSLDLLARTAGLERGVILRHFQDFDDVVTAFGQSSAFWPTVDELREDVAERFAAMPPRAQLAHFFKATIRGLLARPRTLDILAWELMSRNRYTRLLEYPRVRSALEFFESVTGDVPESLDLTAIVAVLGGAAIFLTVRSRQSGVFGGLNLYDDADRERVNRALDLLLSGLIREAETRQ; this is encoded by the coding sequence ATGTCCGGCGTCAAGATCATTCCCATCGGCAAGCCGCGCACGGTGCGCCAGCGCATCCTGGAAGCCCTGGGCGACCTGCTCGCCAAACAAGGCTTCGACGGGCTCTCCCTCGACCTCCTGGCCCGGACGGCCGGCCTGGAACGCGGCGTCATCCTGCGCCACTTCCAGGACTTCGACGACGTGGTCACGGCCTTTGGCCAGTCCTCGGCTTTTTGGCCCACCGTGGACGAACTGCGCGAGGACGTGGCAGAGCGTTTCGCCGCCATGCCGCCGCGCGCCCAGCTGGCCCATTTCTTCAAGGCCACCATCCGGGGCCTGCTCGCCCGGCCGCGCACCCTGGACATCCTGGCCTGGGAACTCATGTCCCGCAACCGCTACACCCGGCTGTTGGAATACCCCCGCGTGCGCTCGGCTCTGGAATTTTTCGAGTCTGTCACCGGCGACGTGCCCGAAAGCCTGGACCTGACGGCCATCGTGGCCGTGCTCGGCGGCGCGGCCATCTTCTTGACCGTGCGCTCCCGCCAAAGCGGCGTCTTCGGCGGGCTTAACCTCTACGACGACGCCGACCGCGAACGCGTGAACCGTGCCCTGGATCTGCTGCTGTCCGGGCTTATCCGTGAGGCCGAGACCCGGCAGTAG
- a CDS encoding NAD(P)H-dependent oxidoreductase, whose protein sequence is MAVSVILAHPRPGSFNHALAGVVCETLADLGVEVWFHDLCAEGFEALLPAAEIPRDAPLPPLIASHCREAAAAEGFVIVHPNWWGMPPAVLVGWVDRVMRPGLAYEFLEGDGGEGVPRGLLAARAAVVLNTSNTAAQREREVFGDPLERIWKDCVFGLCGVADVRRRMFETLVTSSSGQRRGWLEEASALTAAAFGPA, encoded by the coding sequence ATGGCGGTCAGCGTTATCCTGGCCCATCCCCGTCCCGGCAGCTTCAACCACGCCCTGGCTGGGGTCGTCTGCGAAACGCTGGCCGACCTTGGCGTCGAGGTCTGGTTCCACGACCTCTGCGCCGAGGGCTTTGAGGCGCTTTTACCGGCTGCCGAGATTCCCCGCGACGCGCCCCTGCCGCCGCTTATCGCCAGCCACTGTCGGGAGGCGGCGGCGGCCGAGGGCTTCGTCATCGTCCATCCCAACTGGTGGGGCATGCCCCCGGCCGTGCTGGTCGGCTGGGTGGACCGGGTCATGCGGCCCGGCCTGGCCTACGAGTTCCTGGAGGGCGACGGCGGCGAGGGTGTGCCGCGCGGCTTGCTTGCCGCCCGCGCGGCCGTGGTCCTCAACACGTCCAACACGGCGGCCCAGAGGGAACGCGAGGTCTTTGGCGATCCCCTGGAACGCATCTGGAAGGACTGCGTCTTTGGCCTGTGCGGCGTGGCCGACGTACGCCGCCGCATGTTCGAAACCCTTGTCACGAGCAGTTCGGGACAGCGTCGTGGCTGGCTGGAGGAGGCCTCGGCCTTGACGGCCGCCGCGTTCGGCCCGGCGTGA
- a CDS encoding YccF domain-containing protein: MAPVNFLMNILWLVLGGLWLGIGWYLAGVVMAITIIGIPWARACFVMGNLSFWPFGKEVVDRRDVSGPDLGTGTFGFIGNVIWFVLAGVWLAIGHLLAAVANFVTIIGIPFALQHLKLAGLALAPIGKTVIDKRY; the protein is encoded by the coding sequence ATGGCCCCGGTCAATTTTCTCATGAACATCCTGTGGCTCGTTCTCGGCGGCTTGTGGCTGGGCATCGGCTGGTACCTGGCCGGCGTGGTCATGGCCATCACCATCATCGGCATCCCCTGGGCCCGGGCCTGCTTTGTCATGGGCAACCTGTCGTTTTGGCCCTTTGGCAAGGAAGTGGTGGACCGCCGCGACGTGTCCGGCCCGGACCTCGGCACCGGAACCTTCGGCTTTATCGGCAACGTCATCTGGTTCGTGCTGGCCGGGGTGTGGTTGGCCATCGGCCACCTGCTGGCGGCCGTGGCCAACTTCGTGACCATCATCGGCATCCCGTTCGCGTTGCAGCACCTCAAGCTGGCCGGCCTGGCCCTGGCCCCCATCGGCAAGACGGTCATCGACAAGCGCTACTAG
- a CDS encoding rhodanese-like domain-containing protein, with translation MSTDAVPAIQNVSADEARRLLDAARPGEITLLDVRMEPEYEEFHLPGAKLVPLPELPDRLGEIDQAKPVAVYCRSGMRSAAAAKLLAGAGFPRVVNLLGGAMAWQGAAAVGAPDAGMTLLSGAETPRQILLAALGMEAALGGFYQKLADAAGDAETAATFSRLAGFEERHLRHVHSLYAKETGETADLEALVAGTGPELEGGLPATAFLEMLGGEPASAREALELAASVEAQALDLYTRLARQTGDKAAKTLYETLSLEEKAHLRAVANLLARLPEA, from the coding sequence ATGTCAACCGACGCCGTCCCGGCCATCCAAAACGTCTCGGCCGACGAGGCGCGCCGCCTGCTCGACGCCGCCCGGCCGGGCGAGATCACCCTTCTCGACGTGCGCATGGAGCCGGAATACGAAGAATTCCACCTGCCTGGCGCGAAGCTCGTGCCCCTGCCCGAGCTGCCCGACCGCCTCGGGGAAATCGACCAGGCAAAGCCCGTTGCCGTGTATTGCCGCTCGGGGATGCGCAGCGCCGCCGCCGCGAAACTCTTGGCCGGAGCGGGATTTCCCCGCGTGGTCAATCTGCTCGGCGGGGCCATGGCCTGGCAGGGCGCGGCGGCGGTTGGCGCGCCGGACGCCGGCATGACGCTGCTCTCCGGAGCAGAAACCCCGCGCCAGATCCTCCTGGCCGCCCTGGGCATGGAAGCGGCGCTGGGCGGCTTTTACCAGAAGTTGGCCGACGCGGCCGGGGACGCCGAAACCGCCGCCACGTTTTCCCGGCTGGCCGGCTTCGAGGAACGCCACTTGCGCCATGTCCATAGCCTGTATGCAAAGGAGACCGGTGAGACAGCCGACCTGGAGGCGCTTGTGGCCGGGACCGGACCGGAACTGGAAGGCGGACTGCCGGCGACGGCTTTCCTGGAAATGCTCGGCGGCGAACCGGCCTCGGCCCGGGAGGCCCTGGAGCTGGCCGCCTCGGTGGAAGCCCAGGCCCTGGACCTGTATACCCGGCTGGCCCGGCAAACCGGCGACAAAGCAGCCAAAACCCTGTATGAAACCCTGTCCCTGGAAGAAAAAGCCCACCTGCGGGCCGTGGCCAACCTGCTGGCCCGGCTGCCCGAGGCTTAA
- a CDS encoding tautomerase family protein, with protein sequence MPLVNIKITRDGATAEQKAKVIEGVTNVLRDVMGKNPQTTFVIIEEVDCDSWGIGGETVAVRRARG encoded by the coding sequence ATGCCCCTGGTCAACATCAAGATCACCCGCGACGGCGCCACCGCTGAGCAGAAAGCCAAGGTCATCGAAGGCGTCACCAACGTCCTGCGCGACGTCATGGGCAAGAACCCGCAAACCACCTTTGTCATCATCGAGGAAGTCGACTGCGACAGCTGGGGCATCGGCGGCGAGACCGTGGCCGTGCGCCGGGCGCGGGGCTAA
- a CDS encoding MauE/DoxX family redox-associated membrane protein, whose protein sequence is MRVFFVLLRMALGLVFLFAAWDKIVDPMAFAKIIRNYQILPDMAVSAVALTLPWIEVVVGMCLLTGFVARGASLSASLMMAVFLAAMAWAWHKGIATQCGCFTTKADDAISQATFIRDGSIMAVCLLVTLDVFLRARRAP, encoded by the coding sequence ATGAGGGTGTTCTTCGTACTGCTGCGCATGGCCCTTGGTCTGGTGTTTCTTTTCGCGGCCTGGGACAAGATCGTCGATCCCATGGCCTTTGCCAAGATCATCCGCAATTACCAAATATTGCCCGACATGGCCGTATCCGCCGTGGCGCTTACCCTGCCCTGGATCGAGGTCGTGGTGGGCATGTGTCTTCTCACCGGCTTCGTGGCCCGGGGCGCGTCCCTTTCGGCCAGCCTCATGATGGCCGTTTTTCTCGCGGCCATGGCCTGGGCCTGGCACAAGGGCATCGCCACCCAGTGCGGCTGCTTCACCACCAAGGCCGACGACGCCATCTCCCAGGCCACCTTCATCCGCGACGGCTCCATCATGGCCGTGTGCTTGCTCGTGACCCTGGACGTCTTTCTCCGGGCCAGGCGCGCCCCATGA
- a CDS encoding helix-turn-helix domain-containing protein has translation MAIIVNLDVMLARRKVSSKELAEAVGITAQNLSILKTGKAKAVRFSTLEAICAFLGCQPGDILEYRPDTAGQSGEGA, from the coding sequence ATGGCGATCATCGTCAACCTCGACGTCATGTTGGCCCGGCGCAAGGTCAGCTCCAAGGAGCTGGCCGAAGCCGTGGGCATCACTGCCCAGAACCTGTCCATCCTCAAAACCGGCAAGGCCAAGGCCGTGCGTTTCTCCACCCTGGAGGCCATCTGCGCCTTTCTTGGCTGCCAGCCGGGCGACATCCTGGAATATCGCCCGGACACCGCCGGCCAGTCCGGCGAAGGAGCGTAA
- a CDS encoding rhodanese-like domain-containing protein translates to MAGVVTRRLAPLWLELAVIVILGVGLSVAMNMARQEPVPWIVDFAALDKRDALRRGLETIDPHAAVTMLGKPGVVFVDARTAEEFSMHRVAGAKNLPQEAMYGDLDAAAGNLGLRAEDRIVVYCGNLLCDKSKELGEALRTAGFTFVTVMPEGFDGWLAVGGPTEGGA, encoded by the coding sequence ATGGCGGGGGTTGTGACGCGGCGGCTTGCGCCGCTTTGGTTGGAGTTGGCGGTCATCGTGATCCTGGGCGTCGGCCTGTCCGTGGCCATGAACATGGCCCGGCAGGAGCCCGTGCCCTGGATTGTGGATTTTGCCGCCCTGGATAAACGTGACGCCTTGCGGCGCGGCCTGGAGACCATCGATCCCCATGCCGCCGTGACCATGCTCGGCAAGCCCGGGGTGGTTTTCGTCGATGCCCGCACGGCCGAGGAATTTTCCATGCACCGTGTGGCCGGGGCCAAGAACCTGCCCCAGGAGGCCATGTACGGCGATCTCGACGCCGCCGCCGGCAACCTCGGCCTGCGGGCCGAGGACCGCATCGTCGTCTACTGCGGCAATCTGCTGTGCGACAAGAGCAAGGAACTCGGCGAAGCATTGCGCACGGCTGGTTTCACGTTCGTCACGGTGATGCCGGAAGGCTTCGACGGCTGGCTGGCCGTCGGCGGACCCACGGAGGGCGGGGCATGA
- a CDS encoding DMT family transporter — translation MQYILLALALAAGTFMPIQAGINSKLAGAVGGAIPSAFVSFLVGTLALGVVLGVTGQGVPFTAAYKASPWWYWIGGTMGAFFVTATVILAPRIGGGAMIALTLAGQVAASMALDHFGLLGFPHIPFDLKRLIGSVLLLAGVYLIRF, via the coding sequence ATGCAGTACATTCTCTTGGCCCTGGCCTTGGCGGCCGGAACATTCATGCCCATCCAGGCCGGAATCAACAGCAAGCTGGCCGGGGCGGTCGGCGGGGCCATCCCCTCGGCTTTCGTCTCGTTTCTGGTCGGCACCCTGGCCCTGGGCGTCGTTTTGGGCGTCACAGGCCAGGGCGTGCCCTTTACGGCGGCCTACAAGGCCTCGCCGTGGTGGTACTGGATCGGCGGGACCATGGGGGCGTTTTTCGTCACGGCCACGGTGATCCTGGCTCCGCGCATCGGCGGCGGGGCCATGATCGCCCTGACCCTGGCCGGCCAGGTGGCGGCCTCCATGGCGCTGGATCATTTCGGGCTGCTCGGCTTTCCGCACATCCCCTTCGACCTCAAGCGCCTGATCGGGTCCGTCCTGCTCCTGGCCGGCGTCTATCTCATCCGATTCTAA
- a CDS encoding DUF2975 domain-containing protein — MYIKTNRDSIRRQAGRLETVCLAAAVAVLPLTALYWAAFNFLPADMTRQAASLAAGPELPGWVRLLCFVAAMVPGAALMVALLRLRRLFGLYREGSLFSLANVLAFRGVARSLLAWAVCSVLATPLHSLAVTAANPPGRHMVSLGVGGTELALVFLASLALVMARVMDEARRLDEEAALTV; from the coding sequence ATGTATATCAAAACCAATCGGGACAGCATCCGCCGACAGGCCGGGCGGCTCGAAACCGTTTGTCTGGCCGCCGCCGTGGCGGTTTTGCCGCTGACCGCCCTGTACTGGGCCGCGTTCAACTTCCTGCCCGCCGACATGACCCGGCAGGCGGCGTCCCTGGCCGCCGGCCCGGAGTTGCCGGGCTGGGTGCGGCTTTTATGTTTTGTGGCCGCCATGGTTCCGGGCGCGGCGCTCATGGTGGCGCTGTTGCGGTTGCGTCGGCTGTTTGGTCTCTACCGGGAAGGCAGCCTCTTTTCCCTGGCCAACGTGCTGGCCTTTCGCGGCGTGGCTCGCTCGCTTCTGGCCTGGGCCGTGTGTTCCGTACTGGCCACGCCGCTGCATTCCCTGGCCGTCACCGCCGCTAACCCGCCCGGCCGGCACATGGTGAGCCTGGGCGTTGGCGGCACGGAACTGGCCCTCGTCTTTTTGGCCAGCCTCGCCCTGGTCATGGCCCGGGTCATGGACGAGGCGCGGCGGCTGGACGAGGAAGCGGCCCTGACGGTATAG